One Balaenoptera acutorostrata chromosome 5, mBalAcu1.1, whole genome shotgun sequence genomic window, AGCCATGGATGCAGAGAAATGTACTATTACCTTTAAGATAATACTTGATGCAAAAGAACTCTCTTTGCTACTTTTAGTCAACTGCAGTTCTTCTGGGCTCTATGTCCTCATCGTCCAGTATCTCCTGCCACTTTGAAGATCACAGTGCTTCTAGACATTCTAGACCTGATATCTAATTCCAGACCTTGATAACAGCTGGGACTCTAGGTTATATCGAACAGTACAAATCACAGTtcataggaaagaaggaagggaaaatgatTGGGCATCTAATACAGGCACCATACTTAAAGCTTTCACatacatttaatcctcagaacaaccctggGAGGTAGGCTCATTGAGAGTCAACAATTTGCCGAGTCTCACAGAGTTCTTAGGGACAGAGCAGGGAATTAAACCCAGTATTCTGACTCTGAGATCAGTGCTAAATTCATATGGCTTCCATAGAGATATAGACAGTATCTGTAATTAGTTTGTCCCCaaatgtctttattcacagactGTCCTAAATTTGTTTCTTCTCAATCAGGTTGTAGACCTCAGCAACAATGCCCTGACCGCCATCCTGCCGATGATGATGGTGGCTCTAGAACTTCCCCACCTGGAGGCTGACTTGGCTGGTAACCAGTGGCAGTGTGACTATGGCATGGCAGTCTTCCAAAATGTTATTTCTGAATCCTGGAGAAGAAAGTGGAATGCAATTTGCAACAAGTCTATTGGTAAGTCAGTAGTGCCTCTTCTCTCAGAAATGGTTCCATTTAAACAAAAAGAGCACATGAAAAATTTAGTCTCATTTGAAACAGTGACAGTCCCCCCAGAAGCAAGAGTGCTGGTCTATGGCATTAGTCATCCTTGGGCTGTATCACAGAAAAATCATTGGTACCTAACTGTTTTCCTCAGTTCATGAACGAGTTTCTTCACGTGGTCAGAGAAACCTAGTTCAGCTAGCTCAGAAACCACTGGATTTggtcaaaaccagaaatttcACAAAGAGAGGATTTTTCCCTAAAGCCCCAAAATGTCATATTTTTATcccaaatattaacaaaataactGATCAAAGAAAGGACTTCTAAAACTTgaaacataattatttaaaatgctgGTTAACCCTCTGGAAGTATAATCCTATACATATACAAAACACACATATTTCAAAagtctatttttctttgatttgttcCCTGCCACTCTCCCAAACTGCTAGAATATGTTACTGCAGTTGAATATtttggaaagcttttttttttttttttttttcccccactattAACTATCTTGGCTAATTCTCAAACTCctaactggggggggggggggaaaaaaagagtcattttttttttaaatgagtcctGGCCTCTGTTCTATTCAGGACTGCTATTAAGTAGAGACATGGCCATGCTTGCCGGGTTTAGGAGAAATCCATGAAGATTAGAGAGAAGTCAATGGTGACAGCCACACTTGTTTCACTGCCCCATACGAGCCACAATGGCATTCTGAGTGTGGAGGGCAGAATGTCAGGAACCAGCAGAGAAACCTGAATATTTATGCTGTTTGCCAGCACTGAGGAATGGTGAGGAAATGATATAGCAAACACAGGTGTGGCCAAGGCAGATTCTGCAGAGGGTTGATGGAATGTTCTCGTAAATGTGCAGTAAGTAGGGAAGGCTGTGGAGAAAGGAGGAACAGACTGGCTTCCTTTCTCCCGTGGGCAGCAGTCAGTCAGGAAGCCTAAAAAACACAGTCTCCCGGGCCTGGGAGCAGCACACCCGAGCCTGAGAGCCTCGTGTAAGTGtgcacagagcctgacacatgCTGTCGGCATCGACAACCAATCAAGCAATCAGCCAGCAAAGTTGCTGATCGTGTAATACCCACTTTAAATCTAGCTAGACGAGGACTGAGGACTCCCAGATGCTTTTTAAACCACTGGAATCTCATTCCCGTGTCAACTCAGCATGTGCTTTTACCCCCACTCTCAGGGAAGGAGGAGGCATACTGGTGGACGCCCACAAGGCGAGCGTCCAGAGAGACCCACCTTCCTCGCACTAATCTGAATCGTACGAAAAGCCTCACGGCGACGAGCAAAGCTGAGAGGCCCTGGGAAGTGCGCTTTTCCACTCTGCGCAAGAAGGACCCTGCGGGCTCTGATACCAGTGAGGGGCAGAGGCGGCTGCCAAGAAGGGTTAGGAGCGCCGGGGATGTGCAAGCTGCTGGCAGAAGGGAGGACGCTTCCCAGGACCTGGCCCTGGCCGTCTGCCTGTCAGTGTTCATCACGTTCTTCGTGGCTTTCTGCCTGGGGGCTTTTGCGAGGCCTTATGTGGACAGACTGTGGCAACAGAGATGCCGGAAAAAAAGTCCAGGTTCAGGGAACGTGTATTCAAACCAGGGCTTCTACGATGAAATCGTAGCTGTAGGGAACACGCAGCAGCCAAGGATGGATCTGCGCCAGACTTTCCACGGTCCAAACCTCTGTGAGAACCAAGCCCCACACGCGGCTGTCACTCCTGCGAGGACGCGGGCACCGAGCAGCAAGGAGGCTGGCGGCCGGCAGGGCGGAGAACGATGCGGGGACCACACTGGGGCAGGAAGCGGGAAGGATAACGCGCTCCCAAATCACGGTGCAGCCCGGCCCGTTCTCCGCGGACGGCCGAATGCTGATGATACCCAACTAATGCCGGCGGGACAGGACTGCAGCTACAGGTATGATATTCCTGGAGAAGTAAATTATGACACCGTGGCCAGGGAAGATTCCCTCGGTGAGCGTTCAATGGGCATCCCTGCCGTGGCTGCCAGATTACAGACAAGCCCTGGCTCGATCCATAAGGATTCCAACGAATTaggcccacccctccccagggaAATGGCCACGCCTGTCTCCCAAATGGTGGCGCGCGCAAAAGCGCTGAGGacgggagagaaggagaggagagggggcacTCCACACTTCCCTTCGGAGTTTTCTAAGGAGAATGTGCTGAGCGCACAGCAGCAAAGGCTCGAGGGCGCCGGTGACGAGGAGGAGCCCCTCGCCCACTGCGGAGCGGCCACGCTCAGTGACCCAGGAGCCACGGACCCGTCCCCACCCGTCTGCGCTCCGGGCTGGGGTCATGACCTGCATGTGACTCCTGCTAACAAGGAGCTAGCACAAAAGGACACTCCTGACGCTCAGTACGAGTTGGACACCGATTCTGACGAAGGGTCTTTATTTACTCTAAGTTCAACAAGTTCAGAAGACTGGAGAAATGTGGCTGAAGCAGAGGCACGTGGCGAGGAGAGCTGCAGAGCCAACGAGCCCCGGGGGGACGAGGACTCAGGGGAAAGGAGGGACAATGTCGTGTCATTAGAGAGTCTTGAGGACAGCATCGCCTTCCAGAAGATTCTGGGGAAATGTGAGAATCAGGAAGATCGTTCTGGAAAAACTCTCATTTCTGATCCAGACTACGGTTTGTACGAGGCTCATCCAGAAAGTCGCTCTAACACCAATAAGTTTGAGGATCCCCTGACCTTGCCCAGGTCACTGGGCAACAGTCCTTGCGGTGATGAGATCCCAGGCATGTCCATTGACGACTGTGTCACAGCTCTTCAATCCAAGGCAGCAGAGTGGCAATGCTCACTTAGAGACTTGGAGTTTTCAGTTGTGGATGTTTTACCACAAACGCCAACACGTTCTGCTGAAGTTCCCTCGGATCCTGATGAGAGTGTCTGTGGTGAAGGAGATGCAGACATTTTTAAATACGAACCTTACGTTCAGGGAGTAGACACAGCTCAAAGCCACATTCCTTCCAAGATGGCTGTGGGGAAAAACTTAAGACCCTCACGACAAGATTCTGAAGAGGACAACATGAATGGACACTGATGAGGGGTTTGTATGTCCTCTTGAGGACAGTGATTCCAGCAAGGTTATAAGCCAAACACAATTGTTACACTCCTGTGGTGATGAACCAGATCTTCAGTgtgagagggggtggggtggtgggaggggtaTTTTGAAGATGGTGTCAAGAGCTAGGTACCACTATTACAGATGCTTCCAAATGAAACCAGTTCACTAAGAACACGGGAGCACTTCAGTGACAGAGACTGGGGTCAACATCCAGAGccgaatcaatgaatttgattcTCTAAATTCTCCCCTATGTTCAGTTAATTCTAATATAAAACCACCATTCACAAGACATAGATCATTTAGGTAGGAAAGCACTGAGATATTTGAACATCAAAGGTTCCAATgaataaattttacattaaaactgAACACAGATGATGTTGCAGTTAGGCAAAGATGATTCTAATTTTTATACTCAAATGCAGACCCAGAGAAACCTGATGGTTGTTGGCTGTCTATGTGAGGATCAGATCTACTATGACAAAGACAAGGACATTCACCTTGAAAATCAAAGGGAATTCAAGTAACATTTTTAGTGCATATTGAAGCACTTAcatggagctgctgaagagatTTTAACAAGTTCTGCACAAAGACCAGCACAGCCTTTTGGAGtttgatgaggaaactaaaaaatTGGAGGGATTCAGAGTAATTCTAAGTATTTGTTAAAAGCAATGTTAAAGGAGGGACCATTTTGTAGGACAAAgtgtaaattaaaaatcaattttcaagAAGAGAAGTGACGTTTCTTGTAAAAGAAAAAGGTACTCCACCATTACCCTTGAGTAGGCCTTCCTCGGAGTGACTCTCCAATTGGGGATCTCAGGAGCTGTGTTCTTCTGTTTATCTTCCTACTTCTCTGAcagtttctccttttcctccctgacacttctcctctgctttgtcttcttcttttttttttttttttaatagggagcattttcttttttctttttttttttttttttaattttatttatttatggctgtgttgggtcttcgtttctgtgcgagggctttctctagttgtggcaagcgggggccactcttcatcgcggtgcacgggcctctcactatcacggcctctcttgttgcggagcacaggctccagatgcacaggttcagtaattgtggctcacgggcccagttgctctgcggcatgtgggatcttcccagaccagggctcgaacccgtgtcccctgcattggcaggcagattctcaaccactgcgccaccagggaagccccctgctttgTCTTCTTGAAGAGCATTCCTCAAGGGTCTGTTCCCAGTCTTGGCCACTCTCCTTGGACCCCACTGCTTCACGACCAGCTCTATACAGGTGACGCCCAGGTCTGCACGACAAGACCCAACCTTCCTCCCAAGCTCCAGACTCCCATTCTCCACCCCAATTGCCCAAATCCAAGTAGATCCTCCGGAGACCAAAATCTATCATTTTCCCTCATGATCATGACCTCCCACATCCTCTTCCTAGGTCAATAGCATCATGACACTCACCCAGTAAAGCCACTTAAAGTTTCTGACTCCTCTCTCATTTCCTAAATCTGAGTAGCCTCTAAGCTCTATACAGTGGAAATTTGTCTCTGCAAGGAGACATTCAGGCTTGAAAATCTGGATGGGGGCTAGGCTATGTATGTTGAACCAGTGCTTGCATAGAAAGCACCCTCTTTTTACTTAGAGTGAATATTTAGGGTAGACTAAGATGGAACGTGATGGAGTTTGGGGGGAATGACCTTAAGGACCTCCCAATCCAACTGTGGGCATCACCACTAGTCTTGTAGGATCCAACTCCTCAGGAGCTCTTAACTTTGTGATCTCAACTCTCAACGCCCAAATAAGGCACATCCCTTATCTATCACCTAGATGATTTTGAGGCCTCTTTGTGACCTTTAGTATCTCTCCTTGACTCCACTCACCCCCAAATAATCTTATATTGTATCCATCTGTCCACTACGCAAAAACCTTTGATAGCTCTCCATTGTCTATATAAAGACCAAACTCCATAATCTAGACACATCCTACCTTTCCAGCTTCATCTCACAACATTATCAATTCATCACACATTCTATATTCTGGTTTATATATTTACatcaataatttattcatttatgtcaGCAAACATTTGAGGTCTTCACTGGTCCCTGATCAATTTCTCCCTCCTTGTCCATGTTCATAATTGCTATTTTGAAATTTCCTTGTCCTTGTATTTTCACTGAGGAAATTTAGGCTATCAGGAGGAAACTCCTTCACGCCCCTACCCCATGCAGTAAACGTTTTTATAACCATATCTACACTCACG contains:
- the LRRC66 gene encoding leucine-rich repeat-containing protein 66 isoform X2, whose amino-acid sequence is MERLTNNNYFTVNSGGLWKLKSLQSLDLSFNGITQIGLSDFHNCLQLENLHLKSNKIFRIHPEAFKDLKKLQVVDLSNNALTAILPMMMVALELPHLEADLAGNQWQCDYGMAVFQNVISESWRRKWNAICNKSIGKEEAYWWTPTRRASRETHLPRTNLNRTKSLTATSKAERPWEVRFSTLRKKDPAGSDTSEGQRRLPRRVRSAGDVQAAGRREDASQDLALAVCLSVFITFFVAFCLGAFARPYVDRLWQQRCRKKSPGSGNVYSNQGFYDEIVAVGNTQQPRMDLRQTFHGPNLCENQAPHAAVTPARTRAPSSKEAGGRQGGERCGDHTGAGSGKDNALPNHGAARPVLRGRPNADDTQLMPAGQDCSYRYDIPGEVNYDTVAREDSLGERSMGIPAVAARLQTSPGSIHKDSNELGPPLPREMATPVSQMVARAKALRTGEKERRGGTPHFPSEFSKENVLSAQQQRLEGAGDEEEPLAHCGAATLSDPGATDPSPPVCAPGWGHDLHVTPANKELAQKDTPDAQYELDTDSDEGSLFTLSSTSSEDWRNVAEAEARGEESCRANEPRGDEDSGERRDNVVSLESLEDSIAFQKILGKCENQEDRSGKTLISDPDYGLYEAHPESRSNTNKFEDPLTLPRSLGNSPCGDEIPGMSIDDCVTALQSKAAEWQCSLRDLEFSVVDVLPQTPTRSAEVPSDPDESVCGEGDADIFKYEPYVQGVDTAQSHIPSKMAVGKNLRPSRQDSEEDNMNGH
- the LRRC66 gene encoding leucine-rich repeat-containing protein 66 isoform X1: MKNLHFRVITMVIGLYFTGTMTNPSRKSRILFNSECQWNGYLLTNCSFAGKHEIPVDISQIAATVDVSSSFFRVLLQTHMKKEEWNIKHLDLSNNLISKITLSSLAHFHALEILNLSNNAIHSVSLDLLSFKSLWVKRHRGSLRNGLPFLKLLILQRNKLSDIPKGLWKLKSLQSLDLSFNGITQIGLSDFHNCLQLENLHLKSNKIFRIHPEAFKDLKKLQVVDLSNNALTAILPMMMVALELPHLEADLAGNQWQCDYGMAVFQNVISESWRRKWNAICNKSIGKEEAYWWTPTRRASRETHLPRTNLNRTKSLTATSKAERPWEVRFSTLRKKDPAGSDTSEGQRRLPRRVRSAGDVQAAGRREDASQDLALAVCLSVFITFFVAFCLGAFARPYVDRLWQQRCRKKSPGSGNVYSNQGFYDEIVAVGNTQQPRMDLRQTFHGPNLCENQAPHAAVTPARTRAPSSKEAGGRQGGERCGDHTGAGSGKDNALPNHGAARPVLRGRPNADDTQLMPAGQDCSYRYDIPGEVNYDTVAREDSLGERSMGIPAVAARLQTSPGSIHKDSNELGPPLPREMATPVSQMVARAKALRTGEKERRGGTPHFPSEFSKENVLSAQQQRLEGAGDEEEPLAHCGAATLSDPGATDPSPPVCAPGWGHDLHVTPANKELAQKDTPDAQYELDTDSDEGSLFTLSSTSSEDWRNVAEAEARGEESCRANEPRGDEDSGERRDNVVSLESLEDSIAFQKILGKCENQEDRSGKTLISDPDYGLYEAHPESRSNTNKFEDPLTLPRSLGNSPCGDEIPGMSIDDCVTALQSKAAEWQCSLRDLEFSVVDVLPQTPTRSAEVPSDPDESVCGEGDADIFKYEPYVQGVDTAQSHIPSKMAVGKNLRPSRQDSEEDNMNGH